From one Rosa rugosa chromosome 4, drRosRugo1.1, whole genome shotgun sequence genomic stretch:
- the LOC133706927 gene encoding haloacid dehalogenase-like hydrolase domain-containing protein Sgpp, with the protein MTASSGESFVDSKNALSGLAPLEAVLFDIDGTVCDSDPIHYAAFREMLQEIGFNGGVPITEDYYIENIAGKHNDDAARLLFPDDFERGIKFTDEKEALFRRLVGDKLKPVSGLDKVRKWVEDRGLKRAAVTNAPKPNAELMISILGLSDFFQAVILGSECEHAKPHPEPYLKGLEAIKASKEHTFIFEDSVSGIKAGVAAGMPVIGLTTGNPEHILLEAKPTLIIKNYDDPKLWAALEELDKKSGTSSATSGA; encoded by the exons ATGACAGCCTCTTCTGGTGAAAGCTTTGTGGACAG CAAAAATGCACTCTCTGGCCTTGCTCCACTAGAAGCAGTACTCTTTGATATTGATGGAACTGTATGTGATTCAGATCCAATTCACTATGCTGCCTTCCGTGAAATGCTTCAAGAG ATAGGTTTCAATGGAGGGGTTCCAATTACTGAGGATTACTATATTGAGAATATTGCTGGTAAGCACAATGATGATGCTGCCAGGCTACTTTTTCCTGATGATTTTGAACGAGGCATAAAGTTCACAGATGAGAAGGAAGCTTTGTTTCGTAG ATTGGTTGGAGACAAATTGAAGCCAGTGAGTGGTCTCGATAAAGTGAGGAAATGGGTTGAAGATCGTGGATTGAAACGGGCTGCAGTTACTAATGCTCCCAAGCCAAATGCTGAACTAATGATCTCTATCCTTGGCCTCTCGGATTTTTTCCAAGCTGTTATTCTTGGGAGTGAGTGTGAGCATGCCAAACCTCACCCAGAGCCGTACTTGAAGGGCCTTGAAGCGATCAAGGCATCAAAAGAGCACACTTTCATCTTCGAG GATTCTGTTTCGGGGATCAAAGCTGGAGTTGCAGCTGGTATGCCAGTTATTGGTTTAACCACCGGAAATCCAGAACACATATTATTGGAAGCAAAACCCACCCTTATTATCAAGAACTATGATGATCCAAAATTGTGGGCGGCATTAGAAGAGCTTGATAAGAAGAGTGGTACTAGCAGTGCGACAAGTGGTGCTTAA
- the LOC133744067 gene encoding phragmoplastin DRP1E-like encodes MAAMESLIGLVNRIQRACTVLGDHGGGDAGSSLPTLWEELPSVAVVGGQSSGKSSVLESIVGRDFLPRGSGIVTRRPLVLQLHKLEQGMQDYAEFLHLDKKRFTDFAAVRKEIQVETDRMTGKSNRISNVPIHLSIYSPNVVNLTLIDLPGLTKVAVEGQPESIVQDIENMVRSYIAKPNCIILAITPANQDVATSDAIKIAREVDPTGDRTFGVLTKLDLMDRGTNALDVLEGRSYRLKHPWVGIVNRSQADINTNMDMVAARRREGDYFSASMDYGHLASKMGSEYLAKLLSKHLESVIKARIPAIASMINKSIDELESELDHFGKPVAIDAGAQLYTILELCRAFDQIFKEHLDGGRPGGDRIYAVFDYKLPVDLRRLPFDRHLSLQNVRKVVSQADGYQPHLIAPEQGYRRLIESSLNFFRGPAQSSVDEVHFLLKEIVRRSIAETKELRRFPTLQAELAAAAYDALERFREDSKKTIVRLVDMESSYLTVDFFRRLPQEVERGEAISSVASEDRYSEGHFRRIGSNVSSYVGMVSETLRNSIPKAVVHCQVREAKRSLLDHFYTQLGRKEGRQLAQMLDENPELMERRQQCAKRLQLCKAARDEIDSVSWSR; translated from the exons ATGGCGGCCATGGAGAGCTTGATCGGCCTCGTCAATAGGATTCAGAGAGCATGCACGGTCCTCGGCGACCACGGCGGTGGCGACGCCGGTTCTTCTTTGCCTACTCTCTGGGAGGAGCTTCCCTCTGTCGCCGTCGTCGGAGGTCAG AGTTCCGGCAAGTCGTCGGTGTTGGAGAGCATTGTCGGCCGCGATTTTCTTCCTAGAGGATCAG GGATTGTGACAAGGAGGCCTTTGGTGTTGCAGCTGCACAAGTTAGAACAGGGGATGCAGGACTATGCTGAGTTCCTCCACTTGGACAAGAAAAGATTCACTGATTTTG cTGCAGTTCGGAAGGAAATTCAGGTTGAAACAGACAGGATGACAGGGAAATCAAACCGTATTTCTAATGTTCCTATTCATCTCAGCATATACTCCCCAAATG TTGTCAATTTAACATTGATAGATTTGCCTGGCCTAACTAAGGTTGCTGTAG AGGGGCAGCCAGAGAGTATTGTTCAAGACATAGAAAACATGGTTCGTTCTTATATAGCAAAG CCTAACTGCATAATTCTAGCAATAACTCCTGCAAATCAAGACGTAGCAACATCTGATGCTATCAAGATAGCAAGAGAAGTTGATCCTACAG GTGACAGGACATTTGGTGTGTTGACAAAGCTTGATTTAATGGATAGGGGAACTAATGCTTTGGAT GTTCTTGAAGGAAGATCTTATAGGCTTAAACACCCTTGGGTTGGAATTGTGAACCGTTCACAAGCTGACATTAATACAAATATGGATATGGTTGCTGCAAGAAGGAGAGAGGGTGACTACTTTTCTGCTAGTATGGATTATGGACATTTGGCCAGCAAAATGGGTTCAGAATATCTTGCAAAACTTCTCTCAAAG CATTTAGAGTCTGTAATTAAAGCTCGAATTCCAGCAATTGCCTCTATGATCAATAAAAGTATTGACGAACTTGAATCTGAATTGGATCATTTTGGTAAACCTGTTGCTATTGATGCAGGG GCCCAATTATATACTATCTTAGAGCTGTGCAGGGCATTTGACCAGATATTCAAGGAACACTTGGATGGAGG ACGACCTGGTGGCGATCGGATATATGCAGTATTTGATTACAAGCTTCCTGTTGATTTGAGAAGGCTCCCTTTTGACCGTCATCTTTCACTCCAAAATGTAAGGAAAGTGGTCTCGCAGGCAGATGGTTACCAGCCTCATCTAATTGCACCTGAGCAAGGTTATCGGCGCCTCATTGAGAGTTCACTTAACTTTTTTAGAGGCCCAGCCCAATCTTCAGTAGATGAA GTTCACTTTCTTTTGAAGGAAATTGTGAGAAGGTCAATCGCAGAAACTAAG GAGTTGAGGCGCTTCCCAACTCTGCAAGCAGAACTGGCAGCAGCTGCTTATGATGCCCTGGAGAGGTTTCGTGAAGACAGCAAGAAAACAATTGTGCGATTGGTGGACATGGAATCCTCATATCTGACAGTGGATTTCTTCCGGAGACTCCCTCAAGAAGTGGAGAGGGGAGAAGCAATTTCATCAGTCGCCTCTGAAGATCGATATTCTGAAGGGCACTTCCGCAGGATTGGATCAAATGTTTCGTCCTATGTTGGGATGGTGTCAGAGACACTGAGAAATTCTATACCAAAGGCTGTTGTTCATTGTCAAGTGAGGGAGGCTAAGCGGTCTTTGCTCGATCACTTCTACACTCAACTGGGCAGAAAGGAG GGAAGGCAACTTGCACAAATGCTCGATGAAAATCCTGAACTGATGGAGAGGAGACAACAATGTGCCAAGAGGCTTCAACTATGCAAGGCTGCAAGGGATGAAATTGACTCAGTCTCATGGTCCAGATGA